One Gossypium raimondii isolate GPD5lz chromosome 3, ASM2569854v1, whole genome shotgun sequence genomic window carries:
- the LOC105793956 gene encoding stearoyl-[acyl-carrier-protein] 9-desaturase, chloroplastic — protein sequence MAVQFNPMASQTKKLPSYALPPMASLRSPKVSMVSTLPPRSKGVEDLKRPFMAPKLVHQSSHTMPPEKIEIFKSLDDWARDNILIHLKQVDKCWQPKDFLPDPSSDGFEDQVRELRERAKEIPDEYFVVLVGDMITEEALPTYQTMLNTLDGTRDETGASPTSWATWTRAWTAEENRHTDVLNKYLYLCGRVDMRQVEKTIQYLIGSGMDPGTENSPYLGFIYTTFQERATFISHGNTARLAKVHGDMNLAQLCGSIAADEKRHETAYTKILEKLFEIDPDGSVLAFADMMRKKISMPAHLMYDGSDENLFYHYSSVAQRIGVYTARDYADIVEYLVDRWKLKELIGLSPEGREAQEFVCGLAPRIRKLEERAQLRAKESPSVPFSWVSGREVKL from the exons atggcTGTGCAATTCAATCCCATGGCTTCTCAAACTAAGAAACTCCCTTCATATGCTCTTCCACCCATGGCAAGTCTTAGATCCCCCAAGGTTTCTATGGTCTCCACTCTTCCACCTCGCTCCAA AGGGGTTGAAGATCTGAAACGGCCTTTCATGGCTCCAAAGCTGGTACACCAGTCTTCCCACACCATGCCACCTGAGAAGATTGAGATCTTTAAATCTTTGGATGATTGGGCTAGGGATAACATTCTGATTCATCTTAAACAAGTTGATAAATGTTGGCAACCCAAGGATTTTCTTCCCGATCCTTCGTCCGATGGATTTGAAGATCAAGTTAGAGAACTTAGAGAACGGGCAAAGGAGATTCCGGATGAGTACTTTGTCGTGTTGGTTGGTGATATGATCACGGAGGAAGCCCTTCCAACTTACCAAACTATGCTTAATACCTTGGATGGAACTCGTGATGAAACTGGTGCTAGCCCTACTTCTTGGGCAACTTGGACGAGGGCCTGGACTGCCGAAGAAAACAGACACACTGATGTACTTAATAAGTATCTCTACTTGTGTGGGAGAGTGGACATGAGGCAAGTTGAGAAGACCATCCAGTATTTGATCGGTTCAGGAATG GATCCGGGTACGGAGAATAGTCCTTATCTGGGATTCATCTACACAACATTCCAAGAAAGGGCAACTTTTATCTCACATGGGAATACAGCTAGGTTAGCCAAGGTGCATGGTGACATGAATTTGGCTCAGTTATGTGGTTCAATTGCGGCAGATGAAAAGCGCCACGAGACAGCATACACTAAAATCCTTGAAAAGCTCTTTGAGATCGATCCTGATGGGTCAGTCTTGGCATTTGCTGACATGATGAGGAAGAAAATCTCCATGCCAGCCCACTTGATGTATGATGGCAGCGATGAAAACCTTTTCTACCACTACTCGTCTGTCGCACAAAGAATTGGGGTTTACACTGCCCGGGACTATGCTGATATAGTTGAATATCTGGTTGACCGATGGAAGTTGAAGGAACTCATTGGACTTTCACCCGAGGGCCGTGAAGCTCAGGAATTTGTGTGTGGACTTGCACCGAGAATTAGAAAGCTAGAGGAGAGAGCTCAATTGAGGGCCAAGGAATCACCCAGTGTTCCATTCAGTTGGGTTTCTGGTAGAGAAGTGAAGCTCTAA